In the genome of Notamacropus eugenii isolate mMacEug1 chromosome 5, mMacEug1.pri_v2, whole genome shotgun sequence, one region contains:
- the LOC140507254 gene encoding uncharacterized protein isoform X4, translated as MFIDLLEVLTALSLVQVLPKALPEKTQPVLIPCPPHRIALLSKQDHQSKAEKMVCLRHHSSHKVSPVCPKTEPTRKHNGKNKDKCKLPPSHSDHHGAHIGPDLRHKTTASASGDLFQWGKEAMSHNQKLSSAVVPRDQAKAKHGPHPKVKHTSDSKQQTKPKHPTQHHPKTQATSLPIISQPGRTPSHCQSPTKYLLINIHPGPECQTAPTAPNPDPDGQTVPTTLKLMNIYPSPDGQTVPTTPKLMSTHHGPDCQTAPTTPKLMSIQRGPDGQTAPTTPKLMSTHHGPDGQTAPTTPKLMSTHRGPDGQTAPTTPKLMSTHRGPDGQTAPTTPKLMSTHRGQDGQTVPTTPKLMSIQRGPDGQTVPTTPKLMSTQHGPDGQTAPTTTKLVNTHHGPDCQTTPTIPRYEHHSKALPDPDTQDICPPRIYHQAQMLPYKDSGIFSILLSNQARDPINQYHQKMDPPSPIQQVESPVGDYNQAEGAPSSDQPDDSQPGNQHQTHTEQNRDTPIEPYTTEGVITLTTPIVDKIISSIPEEKIKRDIYNQVHLWQRRGCPRSTPWPRQYMSASYTICLICASWVPDGCPHVHGMKCSSLAQLLAIPTPLPDPEKKSVRFYLKVPQQKPNTISTITDSLSTKAMPSNPSPAFPSCPKANSDPLVLPKPTWLDFILAKRHQPKEEKSWSGQKPWESPLTSETSMEEEMPVRKRAQFKSLLEKFLSRRGN; from the coding sequence CTTTATCCTTGGTTCAGGTCCtaccaaaagcccttcctgaaaAGACCCAACCAGTGCTAATACCATGCCCACCACATCGGATTGCACTGTTATCAAAACAAGACCACCAGTCCAAGGCTGAGAAGATGGTCTGCCTCCGACATCATTCCTCACACAAGGTCTCCCCTGTTTGCCCTAAGACTGAGCCCACAAGGAAGCACAATGGCAAGAATAAGGACAAATGTAAGCTGCCACCATCACACTCTGATCACCATGGAGCTCACATTGGACCAGACCTGAGACATAAGACCACAGCTTCAGCTTCAGGAGACTTATTCCAGTGGGGAAAGGAGGCAATGAGCCACAACCAAAAGCTCTCCTCAGCTGTTGTGCCAAGAGATCAGGCCAAGGCCAAACATGGTCCTCATCCCAAGGTCAAACATACATCGGATTCTAAACAGCAGACCAAACCCAAACATCCTACCCAGCACCATCCAAAAACTCAAGCCACATCTCTTCCTATCATTTCCCAACCTGGCAGGACTCCATCACACTGCCAATCTCCAACTAAATATCTACTGATAAATATACACCCTGGCCCAGAGTGCCAAACTGCACCTACTGCACCAAATCCTGACCCAGATGGTCAAACTGTACCTACTACTCTAAAGCTGATGAATATATACCCTAGCCCAGATGGTCAAACTGTACCTACTACACCAAAGTTGATGAGTACACACCATGGCCCAGATTGTCAAACTGCACCTACTACACCAAAGTTGATGAGTATACAACGTGGCCCAGATGGCCAAACTGCACCTACTACACCAAAGCTGATGAGTACACACCATGGCCCAGATGGCCAAACTGCACCTACTACACCAAAGCTGATGAGTACACACCGTGGCCCAGATGGCCAAACTGCACCTACTACACCAAAGCTGATGAGTACACACCGTGGCCCAGATGGCCAAACTGCACCTACTACACCAAAGCTGATGAGTACACACCGTGGCCAGGATGGCCAAACTGTACCTACTACACCAAAGCTGATGAGTATACAACGTGGCCCAGATGGCCAAACTGTACCTACTACACCAAAGCTGATGAGTACACAACATGGCCCAGATGGCCAAACTGCACCTACTACAACAAAGTTGGTAAATACACACCATGGCCCAGATTGTCAAACTACACCTACTATACCAAGGTATGAGCACCACTCAAAGGCTCTACCAGATCCTGATACCCAAGACATTTGTCCCCCTAGGATATACCACCAAGCCCAAATGCTACCATATAAGGATTCTGGCATATTCTCAATACTCCTGAGTAATCAGGCAAGAGATCCAATAAACCAGTACCACCAAAAGATGGATCCCCCTAGTCCCATACAACAAGTTGAGAGTCCAGTAGGTGATTACAATCAGGCTGAGGGTGCACCCAGTTCTGACCAGCCAGATGATTCTCAACCTGGGAACCAACACCAGACCCACACTGAGCAGAACAGAGATACTCCCATCGAGCCTTACACCACTGAGGGGGTAATAACTCTTACTACTCCAATTGTTGATAAAATCATCAGCTCCATTCCtgaggagaaaataaagagagaTATCTATAATCAGGTTCATCTGTGGCAGAGGAGGGGATGTCCCAGGTCTACTCCTTGGCCTAGACAATATATGTCTGCTAGTTATACAATCTGTTTAATTTGTGCCTCATGGGTACCAGATGGCTGTCCCCATGTTCATGGAATGAAATGTTCTTCTCTGGCACAATTGCTGGCCATACCAACACCTTTACCTGATCCAGAGAAGAAGAGTGTGAGATTTTACCTTAAAGTACCCCAGCAAAAGCCAAATACCATTTCCACCATCACAGACTCCCTTTCCACTAAAGCCATGCCCTCCAACCCTTCACCAGCCTTTCCATCATGTCCCAAAGCAAACTCTGATCCCCTCGTGCTTCCCAAACCCACCTGGCTGGACTTCATACTTGCAAAACGTCACcaaccaaaggaagaaaaatcatgGTCAGGCCAAAAGCCATGGGAATCACCCTTGACAAGCGAGACAAGTATGGAAGAAGAAATGCCAGTGAGGAAAAGGGCACAATTTAAGTCTCTCTTGGAGAAATTTCTaagtagaagaggaaactaa
- the LOC140507254 gene encoding uncharacterized protein isoform X3: MGRRFRTYSKALSLVQVLPKALPEKTQPVLIPCPPHRIALLSKQDHQSKAEKMVCLRHHSSHKVSPVCPKTEPTRKHNGKNKDKCKLPPSHSDHHGAHIGPDLRHKTTASASGDLFQWGKEAMSHNQKLSSAVVPRDQAKAKHGPHPKVKHTSDSKQQTKPKHPTQHHPKTQATSLPIISQPGRTPSHCQSPTKYLLINIHPGPECQTAPTAPNPDPDGQTVPTTLKLMNIYPSPDGQTVPTTPKLMSTHHGPDCQTAPTTPKLMSIQRGPDGQTAPTTPKLMSTHHGPDGQTAPTTPKLMSTHRGPDGQTAPTTPKLMSTHRGPDGQTAPTTPKLMSTHRGQDGQTVPTTPKLMSIQRGPDGQTVPTTPKLMSTQHGPDGQTAPTTTKLVNTHHGPDCQTTPTIPRYEHHSKALPDPDTQDICPPRIYHQAQMLPYKDSGIFSILLSNQARDPINQYHQKMDPPSPIQQVESPVGDYNQAEGAPSSDQPDDSQPGNQHQTHTEQNRDTPIEPYTTEGVITLTTPIVDKIISSIPEEKIKRDIYNQVHLWQRRGCPRSTPWPRQYMSASYTICLICASWVPDGCPHVHGMKCSSLAQLLAIPTPLPDPEKKSVRFYLKVPQQKPNTISTITDSLSTKAMPSNPSPAFPSCPKANSDPLVLPKPTWLDFILAKRHQPKEEKSWSGQKPWESPLTSETSMEEEMPVRKRAQFKSLLEKFLSRRGN, encoded by the exons ATGGGGAGAAGATTCAGGACATATTCCAAAG CTTTATCCTTGGTTCAGGTCCtaccaaaagcccttcctgaaaAGACCCAACCAGTGCTAATACCATGCCCACCACATCGGATTGCACTGTTATCAAAACAAGACCACCAGTCCAAGGCTGAGAAGATGGTCTGCCTCCGACATCATTCCTCACACAAGGTCTCCCCTGTTTGCCCTAAGACTGAGCCCACAAGGAAGCACAATGGCAAGAATAAGGACAAATGTAAGCTGCCACCATCACACTCTGATCACCATGGAGCTCACATTGGACCAGACCTGAGACATAAGACCACAGCTTCAGCTTCAGGAGACTTATTCCAGTGGGGAAAGGAGGCAATGAGCCACAACCAAAAGCTCTCCTCAGCTGTTGTGCCAAGAGATCAGGCCAAGGCCAAACATGGTCCTCATCCCAAGGTCAAACATACATCGGATTCTAAACAGCAGACCAAACCCAAACATCCTACCCAGCACCATCCAAAAACTCAAGCCACATCTCTTCCTATCATTTCCCAACCTGGCAGGACTCCATCACACTGCCAATCTCCAACTAAATATCTACTGATAAATATACACCCTGGCCCAGAGTGCCAAACTGCACCTACTGCACCAAATCCTGACCCAGATGGTCAAACTGTACCTACTACTCTAAAGCTGATGAATATATACCCTAGCCCAGATGGTCAAACTGTACCTACTACACCAAAGTTGATGAGTACACACCATGGCCCAGATTGTCAAACTGCACCTACTACACCAAAGTTGATGAGTATACAACGTGGCCCAGATGGCCAAACTGCACCTACTACACCAAAGCTGATGAGTACACACCATGGCCCAGATGGCCAAACTGCACCTACTACACCAAAGCTGATGAGTACACACCGTGGCCCAGATGGCCAAACTGCACCTACTACACCAAAGCTGATGAGTACACACCGTGGCCCAGATGGCCAAACTGCACCTACTACACCAAAGCTGATGAGTACACACCGTGGCCAGGATGGCCAAACTGTACCTACTACACCAAAGCTGATGAGTATACAACGTGGCCCAGATGGCCAAACTGTACCTACTACACCAAAGCTGATGAGTACACAACATGGCCCAGATGGCCAAACTGCACCTACTACAACAAAGTTGGTAAATACACACCATGGCCCAGATTGTCAAACTACACCTACTATACCAAGGTATGAGCACCACTCAAAGGCTCTACCAGATCCTGATACCCAAGACATTTGTCCCCCTAGGATATACCACCAAGCCCAAATGCTACCATATAAGGATTCTGGCATATTCTCAATACTCCTGAGTAATCAGGCAAGAGATCCAATAAACCAGTACCACCAAAAGATGGATCCCCCTAGTCCCATACAACAAGTTGAGAGTCCAGTAGGTGATTACAATCAGGCTGAGGGTGCACCCAGTTCTGACCAGCCAGATGATTCTCAACCTGGGAACCAACACCAGACCCACACTGAGCAGAACAGAGATACTCCCATCGAGCCTTACACCACTGAGGGGGTAATAACTCTTACTACTCCAATTGTTGATAAAATCATCAGCTCCATTCCtgaggagaaaataaagagagaTATCTATAATCAGGTTCATCTGTGGCAGAGGAGGGGATGTCCCAGGTCTACTCCTTGGCCTAGACAATATATGTCTGCTAGTTATACAATCTGTTTAATTTGTGCCTCATGGGTACCAGATGGCTGTCCCCATGTTCATGGAATGAAATGTTCTTCTCTGGCACAATTGCTGGCCATACCAACACCTTTACCTGATCCAGAGAAGAAGAGTGTGAGATTTTACCTTAAAGTACCCCAGCAAAAGCCAAATACCATTTCCACCATCACAGACTCCCTTTCCACTAAAGCCATGCCCTCCAACCCTTCACCAGCCTTTCCATCATGTCCCAAAGCAAACTCTGATCCCCTCGTGCTTCCCAAACCCACCTGGCTGGACTTCATACTTGCAAAACGTCACcaaccaaaggaagaaaaatcatgGTCAGGCCAAAAGCCATGGGAATCACCCTTGACAAGCGAGACAAGTATGGAAGAAGAAATGCCAGTGAGGAAAAGGGCACAATTTAAGTCTCTCTTGGAGAAATTTCTaagtagaagaggaaactaa
- the LOC140507254 gene encoding uncharacterized protein isoform X2: MCKVIYRQRSLMPLETLELLIFHALSLVQVLPKALPEKTQPVLIPCPPHRIALLSKQDHQSKAEKMVCLRHHSSHKVSPVCPKTEPTRKHNGKNKDKCKLPPSHSDHHGAHIGPDLRHKTTASASGDLFQWGKEAMSHNQKLSSAVVPRDQAKAKHGPHPKVKHTSDSKQQTKPKHPTQHHPKTQATSLPIISQPGRTPSHCQSPTKYLLINIHPGPECQTAPTAPNPDPDGQTVPTTLKLMNIYPSPDGQTVPTTPKLMSTHHGPDCQTAPTTPKLMSIQRGPDGQTAPTTPKLMSTHHGPDGQTAPTTPKLMSTHRGPDGQTAPTTPKLMSTHRGPDGQTAPTTPKLMSTHRGQDGQTVPTTPKLMSIQRGPDGQTVPTTPKLMSTQHGPDGQTAPTTTKLVNTHHGPDCQTTPTIPRYEHHSKALPDPDTQDICPPRIYHQAQMLPYKDSGIFSILLSNQARDPINQYHQKMDPPSPIQQVESPVGDYNQAEGAPSSDQPDDSQPGNQHQTHTEQNRDTPIEPYTTEGVITLTTPIVDKIISSIPEEKIKRDIYNQVHLWQRRGCPRSTPWPRQYMSASYTICLICASWVPDGCPHVHGMKCSSLAQLLAIPTPLPDPEKKSVRFYLKVPQQKPNTISTITDSLSTKAMPSNPSPAFPSCPKANSDPLVLPKPTWLDFILAKRHQPKEEKSWSGQKPWESPLTSETSMEEEMPVRKRAQFKSLLEKFLSRRGN; this comes from the coding sequence CTTTATCCTTGGTTCAGGTCCtaccaaaagcccttcctgaaaAGACCCAACCAGTGCTAATACCATGCCCACCACATCGGATTGCACTGTTATCAAAACAAGACCACCAGTCCAAGGCTGAGAAGATGGTCTGCCTCCGACATCATTCCTCACACAAGGTCTCCCCTGTTTGCCCTAAGACTGAGCCCACAAGGAAGCACAATGGCAAGAATAAGGACAAATGTAAGCTGCCACCATCACACTCTGATCACCATGGAGCTCACATTGGACCAGACCTGAGACATAAGACCACAGCTTCAGCTTCAGGAGACTTATTCCAGTGGGGAAAGGAGGCAATGAGCCACAACCAAAAGCTCTCCTCAGCTGTTGTGCCAAGAGATCAGGCCAAGGCCAAACATGGTCCTCATCCCAAGGTCAAACATACATCGGATTCTAAACAGCAGACCAAACCCAAACATCCTACCCAGCACCATCCAAAAACTCAAGCCACATCTCTTCCTATCATTTCCCAACCTGGCAGGACTCCATCACACTGCCAATCTCCAACTAAATATCTACTGATAAATATACACCCTGGCCCAGAGTGCCAAACTGCACCTACTGCACCAAATCCTGACCCAGATGGTCAAACTGTACCTACTACTCTAAAGCTGATGAATATATACCCTAGCCCAGATGGTCAAACTGTACCTACTACACCAAAGTTGATGAGTACACACCATGGCCCAGATTGTCAAACTGCACCTACTACACCAAAGTTGATGAGTATACAACGTGGCCCAGATGGCCAAACTGCACCTACTACACCAAAGCTGATGAGTACACACCATGGCCCAGATGGCCAAACTGCACCTACTACACCAAAGCTGATGAGTACACACCGTGGCCCAGATGGCCAAACTGCACCTACTACACCAAAGCTGATGAGTACACACCGTGGCCCAGATGGCCAAACTGCACCTACTACACCAAAGCTGATGAGTACACACCGTGGCCAGGATGGCCAAACTGTACCTACTACACCAAAGCTGATGAGTATACAACGTGGCCCAGATGGCCAAACTGTACCTACTACACCAAAGCTGATGAGTACACAACATGGCCCAGATGGCCAAACTGCACCTACTACAACAAAGTTGGTAAATACACACCATGGCCCAGATTGTCAAACTACACCTACTATACCAAGGTATGAGCACCACTCAAAGGCTCTACCAGATCCTGATACCCAAGACATTTGTCCCCCTAGGATATACCACCAAGCCCAAATGCTACCATATAAGGATTCTGGCATATTCTCAATACTCCTGAGTAATCAGGCAAGAGATCCAATAAACCAGTACCACCAAAAGATGGATCCCCCTAGTCCCATACAACAAGTTGAGAGTCCAGTAGGTGATTACAATCAGGCTGAGGGTGCACCCAGTTCTGACCAGCCAGATGATTCTCAACCTGGGAACCAACACCAGACCCACACTGAGCAGAACAGAGATACTCCCATCGAGCCTTACACCACTGAGGGGGTAATAACTCTTACTACTCCAATTGTTGATAAAATCATCAGCTCCATTCCtgaggagaaaataaagagagaTATCTATAATCAGGTTCATCTGTGGCAGAGGAGGGGATGTCCCAGGTCTACTCCTTGGCCTAGACAATATATGTCTGCTAGTTATACAATCTGTTTAATTTGTGCCTCATGGGTACCAGATGGCTGTCCCCATGTTCATGGAATGAAATGTTCTTCTCTGGCACAATTGCTGGCCATACCAACACCTTTACCTGATCCAGAGAAGAAGAGTGTGAGATTTTACCTTAAAGTACCCCAGCAAAAGCCAAATACCATTTCCACCATCACAGACTCCCTTTCCACTAAAGCCATGCCCTCCAACCCTTCACCAGCCTTTCCATCATGTCCCAAAGCAAACTCTGATCCCCTCGTGCTTCCCAAACCCACCTGGCTGGACTTCATACTTGCAAAACGTCACcaaccaaaggaagaaaaatcatgGTCAGGCCAAAAGCCATGGGAATCACCCTTGACAAGCGAGACAAGTATGGAAGAAGAAATGCCAGTGAGGAAAAGGGCACAATTTAAGTCTCTCTTGGAGAAATTTCTaagtagaagaggaaactaa
- the LOC140507254 gene encoding uncharacterized protein isoform X1 yields MNIGNELLRKRLNVHSPLSFLPHLLLSLYLSFKRKTKTHVRNMCKVIYRQRSLMPLETLELLIFHALSLVQVLPKALPEKTQPVLIPCPPHRIALLSKQDHQSKAEKMVCLRHHSSHKVSPVCPKTEPTRKHNGKNKDKCKLPPSHSDHHGAHIGPDLRHKTTASASGDLFQWGKEAMSHNQKLSSAVVPRDQAKAKHGPHPKVKHTSDSKQQTKPKHPTQHHPKTQATSLPIISQPGRTPSHCQSPTKYLLINIHPGPECQTAPTAPNPDPDGQTVPTTLKLMNIYPSPDGQTVPTTPKLMSTHHGPDCQTAPTTPKLMSIQRGPDGQTAPTTPKLMSTHHGPDGQTAPTTPKLMSTHRGPDGQTAPTTPKLMSTHRGPDGQTAPTTPKLMSTHRGQDGQTVPTTPKLMSIQRGPDGQTVPTTPKLMSTQHGPDGQTAPTTTKLVNTHHGPDCQTTPTIPRYEHHSKALPDPDTQDICPPRIYHQAQMLPYKDSGIFSILLSNQARDPINQYHQKMDPPSPIQQVESPVGDYNQAEGAPSSDQPDDSQPGNQHQTHTEQNRDTPIEPYTTEGVITLTTPIVDKIISSIPEEKIKRDIYNQVHLWQRRGCPRSTPWPRQYMSASYTICLICASWVPDGCPHVHGMKCSSLAQLLAIPTPLPDPEKKSVRFYLKVPQQKPNTISTITDSLSTKAMPSNPSPAFPSCPKANSDPLVLPKPTWLDFILAKRHQPKEEKSWSGQKPWESPLTSETSMEEEMPVRKRAQFKSLLEKFLSRRGN; encoded by the coding sequence CTTTATCCTTGGTTCAGGTCCtaccaaaagcccttcctgaaaAGACCCAACCAGTGCTAATACCATGCCCACCACATCGGATTGCACTGTTATCAAAACAAGACCACCAGTCCAAGGCTGAGAAGATGGTCTGCCTCCGACATCATTCCTCACACAAGGTCTCCCCTGTTTGCCCTAAGACTGAGCCCACAAGGAAGCACAATGGCAAGAATAAGGACAAATGTAAGCTGCCACCATCACACTCTGATCACCATGGAGCTCACATTGGACCAGACCTGAGACATAAGACCACAGCTTCAGCTTCAGGAGACTTATTCCAGTGGGGAAAGGAGGCAATGAGCCACAACCAAAAGCTCTCCTCAGCTGTTGTGCCAAGAGATCAGGCCAAGGCCAAACATGGTCCTCATCCCAAGGTCAAACATACATCGGATTCTAAACAGCAGACCAAACCCAAACATCCTACCCAGCACCATCCAAAAACTCAAGCCACATCTCTTCCTATCATTTCCCAACCTGGCAGGACTCCATCACACTGCCAATCTCCAACTAAATATCTACTGATAAATATACACCCTGGCCCAGAGTGCCAAACTGCACCTACTGCACCAAATCCTGACCCAGATGGTCAAACTGTACCTACTACTCTAAAGCTGATGAATATATACCCTAGCCCAGATGGTCAAACTGTACCTACTACACCAAAGTTGATGAGTACACACCATGGCCCAGATTGTCAAACTGCACCTACTACACCAAAGTTGATGAGTATACAACGTGGCCCAGATGGCCAAACTGCACCTACTACACCAAAGCTGATGAGTACACACCATGGCCCAGATGGCCAAACTGCACCTACTACACCAAAGCTGATGAGTACACACCGTGGCCCAGATGGCCAAACTGCACCTACTACACCAAAGCTGATGAGTACACACCGTGGCCCAGATGGCCAAACTGCACCTACTACACCAAAGCTGATGAGTACACACCGTGGCCAGGATGGCCAAACTGTACCTACTACACCAAAGCTGATGAGTATACAACGTGGCCCAGATGGCCAAACTGTACCTACTACACCAAAGCTGATGAGTACACAACATGGCCCAGATGGCCAAACTGCACCTACTACAACAAAGTTGGTAAATACACACCATGGCCCAGATTGTCAAACTACACCTACTATACCAAGGTATGAGCACCACTCAAAGGCTCTACCAGATCCTGATACCCAAGACATTTGTCCCCCTAGGATATACCACCAAGCCCAAATGCTACCATATAAGGATTCTGGCATATTCTCAATACTCCTGAGTAATCAGGCAAGAGATCCAATAAACCAGTACCACCAAAAGATGGATCCCCCTAGTCCCATACAACAAGTTGAGAGTCCAGTAGGTGATTACAATCAGGCTGAGGGTGCACCCAGTTCTGACCAGCCAGATGATTCTCAACCTGGGAACCAACACCAGACCCACACTGAGCAGAACAGAGATACTCCCATCGAGCCTTACACCACTGAGGGGGTAATAACTCTTACTACTCCAATTGTTGATAAAATCATCAGCTCCATTCCtgaggagaaaataaagagagaTATCTATAATCAGGTTCATCTGTGGCAGAGGAGGGGATGTCCCAGGTCTACTCCTTGGCCTAGACAATATATGTCTGCTAGTTATACAATCTGTTTAATTTGTGCCTCATGGGTACCAGATGGCTGTCCCCATGTTCATGGAATGAAATGTTCTTCTCTGGCACAATTGCTGGCCATACCAACACCTTTACCTGATCCAGAGAAGAAGAGTGTGAGATTTTACCTTAAAGTACCCCAGCAAAAGCCAAATACCATTTCCACCATCACAGACTCCCTTTCCACTAAAGCCATGCCCTCCAACCCTTCACCAGCCTTTCCATCATGTCCCAAAGCAAACTCTGATCCCCTCGTGCTTCCCAAACCCACCTGGCTGGACTTCATACTTGCAAAACGTCACcaaccaaaggaagaaaaatcatgGTCAGGCCAAAAGCCATGGGAATCACCCTTGACAAGCGAGACAAGTATGGAAGAAGAAATGCCAGTGAGGAAAAGGGCACAATTTAAGTCTCTCTTGGAGAAATTTCTaagtagaagaggaaactaa